In the Periophthalmus magnuspinnatus isolate fPerMag1 chromosome 4, fPerMag1.2.pri, whole genome shotgun sequence genome, one interval contains:
- the si:ch211-1a19.3 gene encoding uncharacterized protein si:ch211-1a19.3, with product MAESKSSGTCQKLALSLLALWFIGSLITIVVWATAPDFKSAAQCRAELRDLTVQHEGSKVVCQKNQEALEQMVTQAREEQERLTIQILELNDKLNATNHTLEQSRMENLILMTNISALQETVETLEQIQANLTTQLDLKDDHIEALELNLTQAEHQTQSCFSLKDAAEAQTKAAESQTRACQSNQNYLQKQLQKCKESNAAQQTTAQKTSADSPESGAKGSGPTGILVLALLLPATAHLLT from the exons aTGGCGGAGTCCAAGTCCTCTGGTACATGTCAGAAGTTGGCACTGTCTCTGCTGGCCCTGTGGTTCATCGGCTCCCTGATCACCATCGTCGTGTGGGCCACAGCGCCGGACTTTAAAAGTGCCGCACAGTGCCGCGCTGAACTCCGCGACCTCACTGTACAGCAcgaggggtcaaaggtcgtgTGCCAGAAGAACCAGGAGGCGCTGGAGCAGATGGTGACCCAGGCACGTGAAGAGCAGGAGCGGCTGACGATTCAAATCCTGGAGCTCAACGACAAGCTCAATGCGACCAACCACACACTAGAGCAGAGCAGGATGGAAAAT CTCATCCTGATGACGAACATCAGTGCTCTGCAGGAGACTGTGGAAACACTGGAGCAGATACAGGCCAACCTCACTACTCAGCTGGACCTCAAGGACG ACCACATTGAAGCTCTGGAGCTGAACCTGACTCAGGCCGAACATCAGACTCAGTCATGCTTCAGTCTGAAGGATGCAGCAGAGGCCCAGACCAAAGCAGCCGAGAGCCAGACAAGAGCCTGTCAGTCCAACCAGAACTATCTACAGAAACAACT tcAAAAGTGTAAAGAGTCGAATGCCGCGCAGCAGACCACTGCTCAGAAGACCTCCGCTGATTCCCCGGAATCTGGTGCTAAAGGGTCTGGACCGACTGGGATCCTGgttttggctctgctcctgcctgctacAGCCCACCTCCTCACCT AA